The following are from one region of the Leucobacter sp. Psy1 genome:
- a CDS encoding TVP38/TMEM64 family protein, whose product MSNTSDHSTDWGALLRNVLLGIVLLAMLWLAFHVRLPSLAELQQLLDGWGGAAWIAFTLLYAVVAVTPIPVTIMAVTGGVLFGVVEGAILSVIGALVGSWVAYWLARALGKQTVTKLLGRHARTVEERLTHAGVESVYLLRLMPGLPYWPVNYGSGAFGISQRDFLVGSGLSTVPGQVSLVAVGAFVASPSVAMGAVVVIAWIVVITMTIFAYRRLKRASRG is encoded by the coding sequence GTGAGCAACACTTCCGACCACAGCACGGACTGGGGTGCGTTGCTGCGCAATGTGCTGCTGGGCATCGTTCTGCTCGCGATGCTGTGGCTCGCCTTCCACGTGCGTCTGCCCTCGCTCGCCGAGCTGCAGCAGCTGCTCGACGGCTGGGGCGGCGCCGCCTGGATCGCATTTACTCTGCTCTATGCAGTCGTCGCGGTCACTCCGATTCCAGTGACCATCATGGCGGTCACCGGTGGCGTGCTCTTCGGCGTCGTCGAAGGCGCCATTCTGTCCGTCATCGGCGCGCTGGTCGGCAGCTGGGTCGCCTACTGGCTTGCCCGCGCTCTCGGAAAGCAGACCGTGACGAAGCTCCTCGGGCGTCACGCTCGAACCGTGGAAGAACGTCTCACACACGCCGGAGTGGAGTCGGTCTACCTGCTCCGCCTCATGCCTGGCCTCCCCTACTGGCCAGTGAACTACGGAAGCGGGGCGTTCGGAATCTCCCAGCGCGACTTCCTCGTGGGCAGCGGACTGTCGACCGTGCCCGGCCAGGTGTCGCTCGTCGCCGTCGGCGCTTTCGTGGCCTCCCCGTCGGTGGCCATGGGCGCCGTCGTCGTGATCGCTTGGATCGTGGTCATCACCATGACGATCTTCGCGTACCGCAGACTGAAGCGGGCGTCGCGGGGTTAG
- a CDS encoding MFS transporter produces MATNVVETIDRSRMSGFQVRIVAICAAVLIVDGFDAQALGFAIPSLARDWGVEPSAFTLAATVGVAGLLVGSLLVGALSDRWGRRPVTIAGLTVITLTMFLTAGVSSMAWLVVLRFFTSVAVGALTPNLIALVSEYSPQRRRMFTVAVAISGFALGGVIGGFLSAWLIPLVNWHGVFITGGILTLVTGAAVVLGVPESVRVLTMSGRQDAVRRIMSRITSPDEAASNDYVLVEERTARASVAALFRQGRALTTALVWLTFFMSLLVLYFGANWLPTILDAAGFEPAFALIGTSIFNVAMVLGALLAGFSADKVQRPAILIGAAFAGACLVFASLPLFAGTPMLLLVGLCVAGFFVQAGQASLAAFAGGLYPTSIRATGLGWGFGAGRIGSVAGPLIGGVLIAANLGPVSILALLAFPAALAATAVGTVGLRRGAHVAEVGASSAGAVHTSHGSELQGRAAVEEQS; encoded by the coding sequence ATGGCGACCAACGTTGTCGAGACGATTGACAGATCCCGAATGTCCGGATTCCAGGTGCGCATCGTGGCGATCTGCGCGGCAGTGCTCATCGTCGACGGTTTCGACGCTCAGGCCCTCGGCTTCGCGATTCCATCGCTCGCCCGGGACTGGGGCGTCGAGCCGAGCGCCTTCACGCTCGCGGCGACGGTCGGAGTGGCAGGTTTGCTGGTCGGCAGCCTGCTCGTCGGTGCGCTCAGCGACCGCTGGGGGAGGCGGCCGGTCACCATTGCCGGTCTCACGGTCATCACACTGACGATGTTCCTCACAGCGGGAGTGTCGTCGATGGCTTGGCTCGTCGTGTTGCGCTTCTTCACTTCGGTGGCCGTAGGTGCGCTGACGCCCAACCTCATCGCGCTGGTCTCCGAGTACTCGCCCCAGCGGCGACGCATGTTCACCGTTGCCGTGGCGATCTCGGGGTTCGCGCTCGGCGGCGTCATCGGCGGCTTCCTCTCGGCCTGGTTGATTCCGCTGGTCAACTGGCACGGGGTGTTCATCACGGGAGGCATCCTCACTCTGGTGACGGGGGCTGCAGTGGTACTCGGGGTGCCCGAATCCGTTCGGGTTCTGACGATGAGCGGACGGCAGGACGCGGTGCGACGCATCATGTCCCGCATCACGTCGCCGGACGAAGCAGCTTCGAACGACTACGTGCTGGTCGAGGAGCGCACGGCCCGCGCCTCGGTCGCCGCCCTGTTCCGGCAGGGGAGAGCGCTGACGACAGCGCTCGTCTGGCTCACCTTCTTCATGAGCCTGCTGGTGCTGTACTTCGGTGCGAACTGGCTGCCCACGATCCTCGATGCGGCTGGATTCGAACCGGCGTTCGCTCTGATCGGCACCTCGATCTTCAACGTGGCGATGGTGCTCGGCGCACTCCTCGCGGGCTTCAGCGCGGACAAGGTCCAGCGGCCCGCGATCCTGATCGGCGCGGCGTTCGCCGGCGCCTGCCTCGTCTTTGCCTCACTGCCCCTTTTCGCAGGCACGCCGATGCTGCTGCTCGTCGGACTGTGCGTCGCCGGATTCTTCGTCCAGGCCGGGCAGGCGAGCCTCGCAGCTTTCGCCGGCGGGCTCTACCCGACGAGTATTCGCGCGACGGGGCTGGGCTGGGGGTTCGGGGCCGGCCGCATCGGCTCGGTGGCGGGCCCCCTCATCGGTGGCGTCTTGATCGCGGCGAACCTTGGGCCGGTGTCGATTCTCGCTCTCCTCGCCTTTCCCGCCGCTCTCGCAGCGACGGCGGTGGGTACGGTGGGGCTCCGACGAGGAGCGCACGTGGCCGAGGTGGGGGCATCGTCCGCTGGAGCGGTACACACGAGTCACGGGTCCGAACTTCAGGGGCGGGCCGCAGTCGAGGAGCAGTCGTGA
- a CDS encoding MerR family transcriptional regulator produces the protein MRIGELADLAGVTVRTIRHYHQLGVLPEAERLANGYRDYSVDHLVMLIRIRQLVRAGFSVTQAGKLLAAAPDDAADTALDAVDAALRQQIAELQEQRRRLSVFRSAPHPGLSKLAAALVTSPQDIPLSTIFAQLYADEEQGDRLAEVLQGPEVKRSIERTQRDFAAVDDATPDEVLETLATELERLSGVLNADLPDIGPERGRLLMGLAERGLNDRQRQFLRRISFER, from the coding sequence ATGCGCATCGGAGAGCTCGCGGACCTGGCCGGCGTCACCGTCAGGACCATCCGCCACTACCACCAGCTCGGGGTCCTCCCCGAGGCCGAGAGGCTGGCGAACGGATACCGCGATTACTCCGTCGACCACCTCGTCATGCTGATCCGGATCCGCCAGCTCGTACGTGCCGGCTTCTCGGTGACCCAGGCGGGGAAGCTCCTCGCTGCTGCTCCAGACGACGCAGCCGACACCGCGCTCGACGCGGTGGACGCGGCGCTGCGGCAGCAGATCGCCGAGCTGCAAGAGCAGCGGCGCCGGCTCTCGGTCTTTCGGTCGGCACCTCACCCGGGTCTCTCGAAGCTCGCTGCTGCGCTGGTGACCTCGCCGCAGGATATCCCGCTCTCCACGATCTTCGCTCAGCTCTATGCGGATGAAGAGCAGGGGGACCGCCTCGCCGAGGTGCTGCAGGGGCCCGAGGTCAAGCGATCGATCGAGCGGACGCAGCGCGATTTTGCAGCCGTCGACGATGCGACGCCGGACGAGGTGCTCGAGACCCTCGCTACGGAGCTGGAGCGGCTTTCGGGTGTGCTCAACGCCGATCTCCCCGATATCGGGCCGGAACGCGGGAGACTGCTCATGGGGCTTGCCGAACGAGGCCTGAACGACCGACAGCGTCAGTTCCTGCGCCGGATCTCGTTCGAACGGTAG
- a CDS encoding SDR family oxidoreductase: MEQQHTPHAIVTGATSGIGRAVTDLLVEHGWTVTAVGRDEDRLAAVAAAPQVTPVAFDLETGEPAEIVPDQVDAVVHAAGLLPTASIEEVTDEEWDRVFAVNVTAAMRIARATLPALRASRGTIVFLNSGAGVFSRPKNTVYAATKHALHGLANGLRADVEHDGVRVTSIYPGPTDTPMLSNEDRTPLVRPETVARAVVDAILASEDTQLTDIYVRPRAELS, translated from the coding sequence ATGGAGCAGCAGCACACACCCCACGCCATCGTGACCGGAGCCACCAGCGGGATCGGCCGGGCCGTGACCGACCTGTTGGTCGAGCACGGGTGGACCGTGACAGCCGTCGGTCGTGACGAGGATCGCCTCGCCGCCGTCGCGGCCGCACCGCAGGTGACCCCGGTCGCGTTCGACCTGGAGACCGGCGAACCGGCCGAAATTGTGCCCGACCAGGTCGACGCCGTCGTGCACGCCGCGGGACTCCTGCCGACCGCGTCGATCGAAGAGGTCACCGATGAGGAGTGGGATCGGGTCTTCGCAGTGAACGTCACTGCGGCGATGCGCATCGCACGCGCGACACTGCCGGCGCTGCGCGCTTCGCGCGGCACGATCGTGTTCCTCAACTCGGGCGCCGGAGTGTTCAGCCGGCCGAAGAACACCGTCTACGCTGCCACGAAGCACGCGCTGCACGGTCTGGCCAACGGGCTGCGCGCCGACGTCGAGCACGACGGGGTGCGCGTCACCTCGATCTACCCGGGCCCGACCGACACTCCGATGCTCTCCAACGAGGACCGCACTCCGCTCGTGCGGCCGGAGACCGTGGCGCGCGCCGTCGTCGATGCGATCCTCGCGAGCGAAGACACGCAGCTCACCGATATCTACGTGCGGCCCCGGGCTGAGCTGAGCTGA
- a CDS encoding serine hydrolase translates to MLNGDASMAFDRIEELEHLIRRETERGTYHGAVLKVARHGEPVIDLAIGHADEADARPLHVDDVFSVFSITKALINVLVLRAVELGRFSLTTRMSELVPEFTGAPRDRATIFHFLTHTTGMPGVWEPSPGIVLEELADAVDAVVTHVHGAVEPGTRCDYAPMANHVLLAAALERTDPAGRQIQEILLEDLAEPLGMRDTSLGVRPHMRDRHVVPDMRGVIPIKAPSRLSPGDQGMYTAERNGSTWAGAASTAGDLQRFMEMLRGKGTLDGARILSPRMVELATRVWTGDMPNELYQTVALRNGYAVPPASLGLGFNMRGEGMVVTQLGTLTSPGTFGNYGAGSALMWVDPQLDLSFVCLTAGLLPQAENIARFQRISDVVVGAAL, encoded by the coding sequence ATGCTCAACGGTGATGCCTCAATGGCGTTCGATCGGATCGAGGAGCTTGAGCATCTGATCCGGCGCGAGACCGAGCGCGGCACGTATCACGGAGCAGTGCTCAAGGTGGCGCGCCACGGCGAACCGGTGATCGATCTCGCGATCGGTCACGCAGACGAGGCCGACGCGCGTCCGTTGCACGTGGATGACGTGTTCAGTGTGTTCTCGATCACCAAGGCGCTGATCAATGTGCTGGTGCTGCGCGCCGTCGAGCTCGGGAGGTTCAGTCTGACGACGCGCATGTCAGAACTCGTTCCCGAGTTCACCGGGGCGCCCCGTGACCGGGCGACGATCTTCCATTTTCTCACCCACACCACGGGAATGCCCGGTGTCTGGGAGCCCTCGCCCGGCATCGTGCTCGAGGAGCTCGCGGACGCCGTGGACGCCGTGGTGACGCACGTGCACGGAGCGGTCGAACCCGGTACGCGGTGCGATTACGCGCCGATGGCCAATCATGTGCTCCTCGCCGCTGCACTCGAGCGTACCGACCCGGCCGGTCGCCAGATACAGGAGATCCTGCTGGAAGATCTCGCCGAACCCCTCGGCATGCGCGACACGTCACTCGGCGTGCGGCCGCACATGCGCGATCGGCACGTCGTGCCTGACATGCGCGGGGTGATCCCGATCAAAGCGCCGTCGCGACTCAGCCCAGGTGATCAGGGAATGTACACCGCTGAACGAAATGGATCGACCTGGGCGGGCGCAGCCTCGACCGCTGGCGACCTGCAGCGGTTCATGGAGATGCTCCGCGGAAAAGGCACGCTCGACGGAGCGCGCATCCTCTCCCCGCGCATGGTGGAGTTGGCGACGCGCGTGTGGACAGGGGATATGCCGAACGAGCTCTACCAAACGGTAGCGCTGCGGAACGGGTACGCGGTGCCCCCGGCTTCACTCGGACTCGGCTTCAACATGCGCGGAGAGGGGATGGTGGTCACGCAGCTCGGCACGCTCACGAGCCCCGGCACCTTCGGCAACTACGGCGCCGGGAGCGCGCTGATGTGGGTCGATCCGCAGTTGGACCTCTCGTTCGTCTGCCTGACCGCCGGCCTCCTCCCGCAGGCCGAGAACATTGCACGTTTTCAGCGTATCTCCGACGTCGTCGTCGGCGCCGCACTCTAG
- a CDS encoding aldo/keto reductase — MQYRTLGHTGMQISALALGAMNFGAIGRTGADDVATIVGTALDAGVTLVDTADVYSAGESEELLGAALVGRRDDVVLATKAGLPMGDDRRRSGSSRRWLVTAVEDSLRRLRTDRIDLFQVHRWDPRTSDEETLAALTDLQSSGKILAFGSSTFPAYRIVEAQWAARDHQLRRYTTEQANYSILQRGIERDVLPVTETYGLGVLAWSPLASGWLSGAVRADREVTTHRSGFMRTRFDLSIPANRAKLDAVERLSVIAADAGLTLIQLALGFVTAHRAVTAALIGPRTLQHLETQLAAADTTLTPDLLNAIDEVVVPGIDLAPDEKNDTPPALLDAALRRR, encoded by the coding sequence ATGCAGTACCGCACACTCGGCCACACTGGAATGCAGATCAGCGCCCTCGCACTCGGAGCGATGAACTTCGGCGCGATCGGGCGCACCGGCGCAGACGACGTCGCGACGATCGTCGGCACCGCGCTCGACGCGGGCGTGACACTCGTCGACACCGCCGACGTCTACAGCGCAGGCGAGTCCGAGGAGCTGCTCGGTGCGGCACTCGTCGGCAGAAGGGATGACGTCGTACTCGCCACCAAGGCCGGTCTCCCGATGGGTGACGACCGTCGACGCAGTGGCAGCTCCCGACGCTGGCTCGTCACTGCCGTCGAAGACAGTCTGCGCCGGCTTCGCACTGACCGGATCGACCTATTCCAGGTGCACCGCTGGGATCCGCGCACGAGCGACGAGGAAACGCTCGCCGCGCTCACCGACCTGCAGAGTTCGGGCAAGATTCTCGCGTTCGGCAGCTCAACGTTCCCGGCATACCGCATCGTCGAAGCCCAATGGGCGGCTCGTGACCACCAGCTCCGGCGGTACACCACAGAACAGGCGAACTACTCGATCCTGCAGCGCGGAATCGAGCGAGATGTCCTGCCCGTGACCGAGACCTACGGACTCGGCGTCCTCGCCTGGAGCCCGCTCGCCTCGGGCTGGCTCTCCGGTGCCGTGCGCGCAGATCGCGAGGTCACCACGCACCGGTCCGGATTCATGCGGACCAGATTCGATCTGTCGATTCCCGCGAATCGTGCGAAACTCGATGCGGTTGAACGACTCTCCGTCATCGCCGCCGACGCGGGCCTCACCCTCATCCAGCTCGCCTTGGGATTCGTCACCGCACACCGCGCCGTGACCGCTGCCCTCATCGGTCCCCGCACGCTGCAGCACCTCGAAACGCAACTCGCGGCGGCGGACACGACGCTGACACCCGACCTCCTGAACGCCATCGATGAGGTCGTCGTTCCCGGCATCGATCTCGCTCCGGACGAGAAGAACGACACCCCGCCAGCGCTCCTCGACGCCGCACTCCGACGGCGCTGA
- a CDS encoding MFS transporter — protein sequence MTRIVLPYLISFATSLLGNSVTAIALPLLVLFTTGSPLGAGVVAIAAAVPAALAGILMGSLVDRINRRTAAILSDVISAVALLILPVVDLTVGLDLGWFVAVAIIGSFGDVPGITAREAMLPAIATASGVDPARLIGIREALSGVMLLIGPAVAGVLVATLEPVTVLWVTAGTAALAAGVTLLVPRSATTQVRAVEAGSSVGARHFSPKSLLYGVRQLFHTPVLRSLVMLATVLAVVLAATQGIVIPVHFAFQGEPGYVGFVLSSLAAGLLVGGGTFAIFGPRVRRRTWFAAGLVLLGLGFIGISMLGPVWSVFAAAALAGLGGGCLNAVVGLAFVEQVAETERGRLLGAQNAIITLAPALGIGGAATIIEFGTTQLAAGLLAGIWILAAVIALIVPSLRRIGENGC from the coding sequence ATGACGCGCATCGTGCTCCCGTACCTGATCTCATTCGCCACATCGCTCCTCGGCAACTCGGTTACCGCGATCGCGCTGCCGTTGCTCGTGCTCTTCACGACCGGCAGCCCGCTCGGGGCGGGTGTCGTCGCGATCGCCGCGGCAGTGCCCGCCGCACTGGCGGGGATCCTGATGGGGTCGCTCGTCGATCGCATCAACCGTCGGACGGCGGCCATCCTCTCCGACGTGATCTCCGCCGTCGCGCTCCTGATCCTGCCCGTCGTCGACCTCACCGTCGGTCTCGATCTGGGGTGGTTCGTGGCGGTCGCGATCATCGGATCGTTCGGTGACGTTCCCGGCATCACCGCACGGGAGGCGATGCTGCCCGCGATCGCGACCGCATCGGGTGTCGACCCCGCGCGGCTCATCGGGATCCGCGAGGCGCTCTCAGGGGTCATGCTGCTCATCGGGCCGGCCGTTGCCGGCGTGCTCGTCGCGACCCTCGAGCCGGTCACGGTGCTCTGGGTCACCGCGGGCACTGCAGCGCTTGCCGCGGGCGTCACCCTCCTGGTTCCGCGGTCGGCAACGACGCAGGTGCGTGCGGTCGAAGCAGGCTCGAGTGTTGGCGCGCGGCATTTCAGTCCGAAGTCCCTGCTCTACGGAGTCCGGCAGTTGTTCCACACCCCGGTGCTGAGATCCTTGGTGATGCTCGCGACCGTGCTCGCCGTGGTGCTCGCCGCCACTCAGGGCATCGTGATCCCCGTGCACTTCGCCTTTCAGGGCGAACCCGGATACGTCGGGTTCGTGCTCAGTTCCCTCGCCGCCGGACTCCTGGTCGGTGGCGGCACGTTTGCGATCTTCGGACCGCGCGTGAGGAGGCGGACGTGGTTCGCGGCTGGCCTCGTGCTGCTCGGGCTCGGTTTCATCGGGATCAGCATGCTCGGGCCGGTGTGGTCGGTGTTCGCCGCCGCCGCGCTCGCGGGCCTCGGTGGCGGGTGCCTGAACGCCGTGGTCGGTCTCGCGTTCGTCGAGCAGGTCGCCGAAACGGAGCGCGGGCGACTGCTCGGCGCTCAGAACGCGATCATCACCCTGGCGCCCGCGCTGGGTATCGGCGGAGCCGCCACGATCATCGAGTTCGGCACGACTCAGCTCGCCGCAGGGCTGCTCGCCGGGATCTGGATCCTGGCGGCCGTCATCGCGCTCATCGTGCCGAGCCTCCGTCGCATCGGCGAGAATGGGTGCTGA
- a CDS encoding N-acyl homoserine lactonase family protein, which yields MSGESGVTAPWEVIAVRHGRLRTTRSNFYLNYSEYGEPDSPLELGYWFWVISNGSRRIVVDTGFSGEGGARRGREVLFDPLQACSELGITRDSGDTEILITHAHYDHAGNLSGFPSQPVYVHRSEAEFWLGPDARHHQFQSVVDDADLEHLRRVSRTDRVRWIEEAREIAPGVTVVPLPGHTPGQLVVRVETERGTVVLASDACHLDEELERDMPFKHNTDLVGLYRGLRTLREWQGNGDLIIAGHEPAVLDRFPRLDGALREHAVRIA from the coding sequence GTGAGCGGCGAGTCCGGAGTGACCGCTCCCTGGGAGGTCATCGCAGTCCGACATGGGCGACTCCGCACCACCCGTTCCAACTTCTACCTCAACTACTCGGAGTACGGTGAGCCCGACTCGCCTCTCGAACTCGGCTACTGGTTCTGGGTGATCAGCAACGGCTCGCGCAGGATTGTAGTGGACACCGGGTTCTCCGGCGAGGGAGGCGCGCGACGAGGGCGGGAGGTGCTGTTCGACCCGCTCCAGGCGTGCTCCGAACTCGGGATTACCCGCGACTCAGGTGACACGGAGATCCTCATCACGCACGCTCACTACGACCATGCAGGGAACCTGTCGGGCTTTCCGTCGCAGCCCGTGTACGTGCATCGCAGCGAAGCGGAGTTCTGGCTCGGCCCCGACGCGCGTCACCATCAGTTCCAATCAGTGGTCGATGACGCTGATCTTGAGCATCTCCGACGGGTCAGTCGCACAGATCGCGTGCGCTGGATCGAGGAAGCCCGCGAAATCGCGCCGGGAGTAACCGTCGTGCCTCTTCCCGGTCACACCCCGGGGCAGCTCGTCGTGCGCGTTGAGACCGAGCGAGGAACCGTGGTCCTCGCCTCAGACGCCTGCCACCTCGACGAGGAACTGGAGCGAGACATGCCGTTCAAGCACAACACAGACCTCGTCGGGCTGTACCGCGGTTTGCGCACGCTTCGGGAGTGGCAGGGAAACGGTGATCTCATCATCGCGGGCCATGAACCCGCGGTGCTTGACCGCTTCCCTCGACTCGACGGAGCACTGCGCGAACACGCAGTGCGGATCGCATAA
- a CDS encoding MFS transporter, whose translation MSQHTVTGADAGVQRNARDSRRASLGSYIGATLEWYDFILYSTAAALIFPTVFFGGIDPALGAALSYATLAGGYVVRPVGAIVFGHFGDRLGRKRMLIITMVLMGVASIGIGVIPGSDTAGPAAAVALVGLRLLQGIAVGGEWAGASLMSIEHARPERRGFAGALVQSGGPSGSVLATLAFGLVSLLPTEQLMSWGWRLPFLASALVVVLAIAIRVGVKESPEFVAAEHVEERPRVPLLSTFAENWKSVLVIVLTALSPFFLQSVTSTFGLQFAIASGNAQPVTLWMLSIANFVSIFATLGFAALSDRVGRVRIMATGFVVSGILVWVAFALLGAHSTFAVLGAFVLLLAIGNAMVAGPLAAYMAELFPVKNRFTGVGVSYQLAATIAAGFAPLIATTLIASANGGTTLLTTFVSVLAAVGLIAALLSRRVRVA comes from the coding sequence ATGTCTCAGCACACCGTTACCGGCGCCGACGCGGGCGTTCAGCGGAACGCCCGCGACTCCCGGAGAGCTTCGCTCGGGAGCTACATCGGCGCCACTCTCGAGTGGTACGACTTCATTCTGTACTCCACTGCGGCGGCCCTGATCTTCCCCACCGTCTTCTTCGGCGGAATCGACCCCGCCCTGGGTGCTGCGCTCTCCTACGCCACGCTGGCTGGCGGATACGTCGTGCGTCCGGTCGGAGCGATCGTCTTCGGTCACTTCGGCGACCGGCTCGGGCGCAAACGGATGCTGATCATCACGATGGTCCTCATGGGCGTCGCCTCGATCGGGATCGGAGTGATCCCCGGTTCCGACACCGCTGGTCCGGCCGCTGCGGTGGCGCTCGTCGGGCTCAGGTTGCTGCAGGGCATCGCGGTCGGCGGCGAATGGGCGGGCGCGAGCCTGATGTCGATCGAGCACGCCAGGCCCGAGCGTCGCGGATTCGCAGGGGCCCTGGTGCAGAGCGGGGGGCCGAGTGGTTCGGTGCTCGCGACTCTCGCATTCGGCCTCGTCTCGCTCCTGCCGACAGAACAACTGATGTCGTGGGGGTGGCGACTGCCGTTCCTCGCCTCCGCACTCGTTGTTGTTCTGGCGATCGCGATCCGCGTGGGGGTCAAGGAGTCGCCGGAGTTCGTTGCGGCGGAGCACGTCGAAGAGCGCCCGCGGGTTCCGCTGCTGAGTACCTTTGCAGAGAACTGGAAGAGCGTGCTGGTCATCGTGCTCACCGCGCTGTCACCTTTCTTCCTCCAGTCGGTGACCTCGACGTTCGGACTCCAGTTCGCCATCGCGAGCGGTAACGCTCAACCGGTCACGCTCTGGATGCTCTCGATCGCGAATTTTGTGTCGATCTTCGCGACCCTGGGCTTCGCCGCGCTCTCGGACCGCGTTGGACGCGTGCGGATCATGGCAACCGGGTTCGTCGTCAGCGGGATCCTCGTGTGGGTGGCCTTCGCGCTGCTCGGGGCGCACAGCACCTTCGCCGTACTTGGGGCTTTCGTGCTCCTGCTCGCGATCGGCAATGCCATGGTCGCGGGACCCTTGGCTGCATACATGGCCGAGCTCTTCCCGGTGAAGAACCGGTTCACCGGGGTCGGAGTGTCGTACCAGTTGGCGGCGACAATCGCTGCCGGCTTCGCTCCTCTGATCGCCACGACCCTGATCGCATCCGCGAATGGTGGGACGACGCTGCTGACGACCTTCGTTTCGGTGCTCGCCGCGGTCGGGCTCATCGCTGCGCTGCTCAGTCGCCGTGTTCGCGTGGCTTGA
- a CDS encoding GntR family transcriptional regulator produces the protein MSTNQMQVQRHAPIREQVAAILRNAILEMRLMPGQLLIERELCEMTSASRPSVREALRQLEGEGLVESQNGRGTFVSVASPELARHVYVVRAELEGLAAELFTLHADADERQRFASAVKELAAAVRDAEPDQHMRMLRLKNDVYEILFAGAHNPVVQQMVETLQRRVHQLRALTLAQPGRAEASVAEILEIQEAIEAGDAARARERAAAHVTQAATIVLSILEETPNPFST, from the coding sequence GTGAGCACGAACCAGATGCAGGTGCAGCGTCATGCACCGATCCGTGAGCAGGTGGCCGCGATCTTGCGCAACGCCATCCTCGAAATGCGGTTGATGCCAGGCCAGCTGCTGATCGAACGCGAACTCTGCGAGATGACATCCGCGAGCCGCCCGTCCGTTCGAGAGGCGCTGCGTCAACTCGAGGGAGAAGGCCTGGTCGAGTCGCAGAACGGTCGTGGCACCTTCGTCAGCGTCGCGAGCCCCGAACTCGCCCGTCACGTCTACGTGGTTCGGGCCGAACTCGAGGGGCTCGCCGCTGAACTCTTTACCCTTCATGCCGATGCGGACGAGCGGCAGCGATTCGCATCCGCCGTGAAGGAACTGGCAGCCGCCGTTCGCGACGCCGAACCCGATCAGCACATGCGCATGCTCCGCTTGAAGAACGATGTGTACGAGATTCTCTTCGCCGGCGCCCACAACCCCGTCGTGCAGCAGATGGTGGAGACGTTGCAGCGTCGCGTTCATCAGCTTCGGGCCTTGACGCTCGCACAGCCCGGCCGCGCCGAGGCGAGTGTGGCGGAGATATTGGAGATCCAGGAAGCGATCGAGGCGGGTGACGCCGCGCGGGCACGCGAGCGGGCCGCAGCGCACGTCACTCAGGCGGCGACGATCGTGCTGTCGATCCTTGAGGAGACCCCCAACCCGTTCAGCACCTGA
- a CDS encoding TetR/AcrR family transcriptional regulator, producing MSDGMARAPRADAQRNQRALLAAAAEVFVSSGVDAPVREIARQAGVGVATIYRHFPSRSELIVAVYRHQIDFCAAAGPELLGARESPHAALAEWIDLFVDFLVTKHGLAGALHSDEGAFSGLHGEFIDRLVPVCADLLRAAREAGEVRADIGAYALMRGVGNLCIGGEGGGDYQPRRLVRLLIQGLQCADSD from the coding sequence ATGTCAGACGGAATGGCTCGCGCGCCACGAGCGGATGCGCAGCGCAATCAGCGGGCGCTTCTCGCCGCCGCTGCCGAGGTGTTCGTCTCCTCAGGAGTCGACGCGCCCGTCCGAGAGATCGCTCGGCAGGCGGGGGTGGGCGTCGCGACGATCTATCGCCACTTTCCGAGTCGATCCGAACTCATCGTTGCGGTGTATCGGCATCAGATCGACTTCTGTGCCGCGGCGGGACCCGAGCTCTTGGGTGCTCGGGAGTCGCCGCACGCGGCGCTCGCCGAGTGGATTGATCTCTTCGTCGATTTTTTGGTCACGAAGCATGGTCTCGCCGGGGCGCTCCACAGTGACGAAGGGGCATTCTCCGGGTTGCACGGGGAATTCATTGATCGACTCGTCCCTGTTTGCGCGGACCTGCTTCGGGCGGCGCGCGAGGCGGGGGAGGTGCGCGCCGACATCGGGGCGTATGCACTGATGCGCGGTGTGGGAAACCTCTGCATCGGGGGTGAGGGTGGGGGCGACTACCAGCCCCGTCGTCTCGTTCGACTGCTCATTCAAGGGTTGCAGTGCGCTGATTCCGACTGA
- a CDS encoding carboxymuconolactone decarboxylase family protein: protein MEQEQRNLAEMGERMRRQVLGDEHVDRSLKNATEFSRPLQELVTEYCWGYAWNRPELPLRDRSLINLAMISALGKMEELALHVKGAIHNGLTPSEIREVLLQTAIYCGVPTALEATRTAQRVLDEMGINIDD, encoded by the coding sequence ATGGAACAGGAACAACGCAATCTCGCCGAGATGGGTGAACGGATGCGTCGCCAGGTGCTGGGGGATGAGCACGTCGATCGGTCCCTGAAGAATGCGACGGAGTTCAGTCGCCCGCTGCAGGAACTCGTCACCGAGTACTGCTGGGGGTACGCCTGGAACCGCCCCGAACTTCCCCTGCGGGATCGCAGTCTCATCAATCTGGCGATGATTTCCGCTCTCGGCAAGATGGAAGAGCTCGCCCTGCACGTCAAGGGTGCCATCCACAACGGGCTCACCCCGTCCGAGATTCGAGAGGTGCTGCTGCAAACCGCGATCTACTGCGGCGTCCCGACGGCGCTCGAGGCGACACGCACGGCCCAGCGGGTGCTCGATGAGATGGGAATCAACATCGATGACTGA